In the genome of Gloeotrichia echinulata CP02, one region contains:
- a CDS encoding DUF433 domain-containing protein: MVVSDPKVMMGKSVIVGTRITVELILEKLAAGETPEQILESHPRLTREAIQAALAFAAEALRYDVIYPIVENAS; encoded by the coding sequence ATGGTTGTATCAGATCCAAAGGTAATGATGGGAAAATCGGTGATTGTTGGGACACGCATCACCGTTGAGTTGATTTTAGAAAAGTTAGCTGCAGGTGAAACTCCAGAACAAATTTTAGAATCTCACCCGCGACTAACACGCGAAGCAATTCAAGCAGCTTTAGCATTTGCAGCTGAGGCTTTACGATATGATGTAATTTATCCCATTGTTGAGAATGCTTCTTGA
- a CDS encoding type II toxin-antitoxin system HicB family antitoxin, with product MTLHYEIILYWSEEDQAFIAEVPELPGCAADGETYQEALQNVEIIMQEWIETAQELGRQIPEPRKRLMSA from the coding sequence ATGACGCTTCATTATGAAATAATTCTCTACTGGAGTGAAGAAGACCAAGCATTTATCGCCGAAGTTCCAGAGTTACCTGGATGCGCTGCTGATGGCGAAACTTATCAAGAAGCACTACAAAATGTAGAAATTATTATGCAGGAGTGGATAGAAACTGCTCAAGAATTAGGTCGTCAAATTCCTGAACCAAGAAAGCGCTTAATGTCCGCCTAA
- a CDS encoding RNA-guided endonuclease TnpB family protein, with the protein MKGSNRYKKQKLRISKLHRRITNIRIDATHKATTFICKNHAVVALEDLNTSGMLKNHKLAGAVSDANFYEFRRQVEYKVIRYGGTVVFVDRFYPSSKTCANCGEIQEISLSQRVYECKKCQHTSDRDLNASKNLEKYARQAKACLDVKG; encoded by the coding sequence ATTAAGGGAAGTAATCGTTACAAAAAACAAAAGTTGAGAATATCTAAACTGCATCGACGTATTACTAATATACGTATTGATGCCACTCATAAAGCAACTACATTTATCTGCAAAAACCACGCAGTTGTTGCTTTGGAGGATTTGAATACTTCGGGGATGTTGAAAAATCATAAGTTAGCCGGTGCTGTCAGCGATGCCAATTTTTATGAATTCCGCAGACAAGTAGAATATAAAGTAATTAGATACGGTGGAACTGTCGTATTTGTAGATAGATTTTACCCATCTAGTAAAACTTGTGCAAATTGTGGAGAAATTCAAGAAATTAGTCTATCACAGCGGGTTTACGAATGTAAAAAATGTCAGCATACCTCAGACCGAGATTTAAATGCGTCTAAAAATCTCGAAAAATATGCACGTCAGGCTAAAGCGTGTCTGGACGTTAAGGGATAG
- a CDS encoding SDR family NAD(P)-dependent oxidoreductase has translation MQVCLVTGGNSGVGLMTAVGLAKLGNHVFIACRSETKSAKAIKYIRETTGNQSVEFLPLDLAFLDSVRNCVKLFNDKNLPLHILVNNAGIFNHRGTTKEGFELIWGTNYLGHFLLTYLLLEKMQKSAPSRIIMLSSDLALYPNNIKWDFLVKKTSLNVIKHYAISKLCLLLLTQELSQKLNNSQVTVNAIHPGFVQSNITIWHRLSKYLGLGLSPEAGAYSTLVCATSPDYQNISGKFFDSQNQEIALPKIAQNQEILNQLWERSLLWTGCNQKQNLRQINNYDDDGTHGIWKPKSLNLNSNEIADITRNILNEVLPKFPKRIIFTQLLLALIRFDWGAFFIILIQIFKKYFYMDRHLDSRVVLQICHDKNLLETLTEYLGENLVLWRSELWLSYPSDQLIPFWHQDSYPKLLKGDGKTIHAYIALTEVNEYNGFEYIPNSYLKDCQIKVTDPFSGNHFFDIPDKITKQAIPVVLRPGEFVLFTDNLVHRSILNQSGKVRLSLTLRLTQSGVKVLPGYTSNYQKPVILPISSPNYEDEKSW, from the coding sequence ATGCAAGTCTGTTTAGTTACAGGTGGTAACTCTGGTGTAGGTTTAATGACGGCTGTAGGTTTAGCAAAATTAGGCAATCATGTATTTATTGCATGTCGTTCAGAAACGAAATCAGCAAAAGCTATAAAATACATCCGGGAAACTACTGGAAATCAAAGTGTGGAATTTTTACCACTTGACCTAGCTTTTTTAGATTCAGTTCGTAACTGCGTCAAACTATTCAATGACAAAAACTTACCATTGCATATATTGGTCAATAATGCAGGCATATTTAACCACAGAGGTACAACAAAAGAAGGGTTTGAACTGATTTGGGGAACTAACTATTTGGGTCATTTTTTGCTGACTTATTTATTGCTAGAAAAAATGCAAAAATCCGCACCTAGTCGCATTATTATGCTGTCATCAGATTTAGCACTATATCCAAATAATATTAAATGGGACTTCTTAGTAAAAAAAACAAGTTTAAATGTGATAAAACACTATGCTATTTCTAAATTATGCTTATTGCTATTAACCCAAGAACTTTCTCAAAAATTAAATAATTCGCAAGTTACCGTTAACGCCATCCACCCAGGTTTTGTACAATCAAATATTACTATATGGCATCGTCTCAGTAAATATTTAGGTTTAGGTCTTTCCCCGGAAGCAGGAGCATATAGCACTTTAGTTTGTGCCACTTCTCCAGATTACCAAAATATTAGCGGGAAATTTTTCGACAGTCAGAACCAAGAAATTGCCTTACCTAAAATAGCACAAAATCAAGAAATATTGAACCAATTGTGGGAACGCAGTCTATTATGGACTGGCTGCAATCAAAAGCAAAATTTACGACAAATTAATAATTATGATGATGATGGTACTCATGGTATTTGGAAACCAAAGTCTCTTAATTTAAACAGTAATGAAATAGCCGATATTACCAGAAATATTTTAAATGAAGTATTACCAAAATTCCCCAAAAGAATAATATTTACTCAGCTATTATTAGCATTGATTAGATTCGATTGGGGAGCTTTTTTTATTATACTAATTCAAATCTTTAAAAAATATTTTTACATGGATAGACATTTAGATTCACGTGTAGTTTTACAAATATGTCACGATAAAAATTTGTTAGAAACACTCACTGAATATTTAGGAGAGAATTTAGTATTATGGCGTTCAGAACTGTGGTTAAGTTATCCATCTGACCAATTAATTCCTTTTTGGCATCAAGACTCTTATCCTAAATTGCTTAAAGGAGATGGTAAAACTATCCATGCTTATATAGCTTTGACAGAAGTTAATGAGTATAACGGTTTTGAGTATATACCTAATTCTTACTTAAAAGATTGTCAGATAAAAGTAACCGATCCCTTTAGTGGTAATCACTTTTTTGATATCCCTGATAAAATTACCAAACAAGCTATTCCTGTAGTGTTACGTCCTGGAGAATTCGTCTTATTTACTGATAACCTTGTACATCGTTCTATACTTAATCAGAGCGGTAAAGTACGACTTTCTTTAACACTGAGGTTAACTCAGTCTGGGGTAAAAGTTTTACCTGGTTACACCTCTAATTATCAAAAACCTGTGATTTTACCAATATCTTCACCAAATTATGAGGATGAAAAAAGTTGGTAG
- a CDS encoding response regulator has protein sequence MLCPEDICDEEEGIQTAQSEKPDVILLDLMMPDMEGIATFKELQSHSRTEQILVILLTAKAQTAEKRQFNDLGVSGIITKPFNSLDLPEQITKILHW, from the coding sequence TTGCTGTGCCCTGAGGATATATGTGATGAAGAGGAAGGTATCCAAACTGCCCAAAGCGAAAAACCAGATGTGATTTTATTAGATCTAATGATGCCAGATATGGAGGGGATTGCTACCTTTAAAGAACTCCAGTCTCATTCACGGACGGAACAAATACTGGTGATTCTTTTAACCGCCAAAGCACAAACAGCGGAAAAGCGTCAATTTAATGATTTGGGAGTCAGTGGTATAATTACCAAACCCTTTAACTCCCTAGATCTACCGGAGCAAATTACGAAAATTCTCCATTGGTAG
- a CDS encoding response regulator, whose product MKILLVEDDDVLIKVLTRNLATHHYVVDVVKDGEMGWTYGSTFEYDLIVLDIMLPKLDGISLCKRFRTEGYMTPILLLTGQDTSTAKVQGLDAGADDYVVKPFDQIELIARIRALLRRGSANPFPLLSWGDLLLNPSSCEVTYNGRPLNLTTMEYDLLELLLRECQHVFSSEELLDRLWSSEEFPSQATVRSHIRRVRKKLVAAGASPDFIATMHGRGYYLKALNTEDSTTQYSTPTVKNATDSPGIASPIEAFNDSPKHIPPDAQEQYLAFLNDTWTTTKPKSLDQMSILLQTVRDLQTNQLKPPQQEQAQQVAHKLAGTLGIFGLTKTMHIARQLEYWLGGREPLQPKHAPLMKTLVMALQQEIDHTTLIQMSQIPNGQSPLLLIVSSDTELNQSLQAIAISRGIRVEIIPVSDVAKALRTTESVFDSLSQDPDVILLRLTSIPSELGSPQVCNFWATLQTFAHHYPDLPIVVIGDRGELSDRLEALRRGGKLFLASPIAPEQVIDAAVNLLRGTEKTNKVMILDDDQDWLRTLPTLLKPWGFKVTTLADPLQFWTVLQAVTPDALVLDVNMPQINGFELCQIRLLRV is encoded by the coding sequence ATGAAAATCTTGCTTGTGGAAGATGATGACGTGTTAATTAAAGTCCTGACCAGGAATCTAGCAACCCATCACTATGTTGTAGATGTGGTGAAAGATGGGGAAATGGGTTGGACTTATGGCTCTACGTTTGAGTATGACCTGATCGTATTAGATATCATGCTGCCCAAGTTAGATGGTATCAGTTTATGCAAACGGTTTCGTACAGAGGGATACATGACTCCCATTCTGTTACTAACAGGACAGGATACCAGTACCGCTAAAGTCCAGGGATTAGATGCAGGTGCAGATGACTATGTGGTCAAACCGTTCGATCAAATAGAACTTATCGCCCGGATTCGGGCGTTACTCAGGCGAGGAAGTGCGAATCCTTTTCCCTTGCTGAGTTGGGGCGATTTGCTTCTCAACCCCAGTAGTTGTGAAGTGACTTATAATGGTCGTCCCTTGAACCTAACAACAATGGAATATGATTTGCTAGAACTTTTGCTGCGGGAGTGCCAGCATGTGTTTAGCAGTGAAGAACTTCTGGATCGATTATGGTCTTCCGAAGAATTCCCCTCTCAAGCAACGGTGCGTTCCCATATCCGTCGGGTGCGGAAAAAGCTAGTTGCAGCCGGTGCTAGTCCAGATTTCATTGCCACCATGCATGGACGGGGCTACTATCTCAAAGCCCTAAATACGGAAGACTCAACTACTCAATATTCTACACCTACTGTGAAGAATGCGACGGACTCCCCTGGCATCGCTAGCCCAATAGAAGCCTTCAACGATTCCCCCAAGCATATTCCTCCAGACGCCCAAGAACAATACCTAGCCTTCCTCAACGACACTTGGACAACGACTAAACCGAAAAGCCTCGACCAGATGAGCATTTTGTTACAAACCGTCAGAGACTTACAAACCAATCAACTTAAACCCCCCCAACAAGAACAGGCGCAACAGGTGGCGCACAAACTGGCTGGTACTCTGGGAATATTTGGGCTAACCAAGACAATGCACATCGCCCGCCAGTTGGAGTATTGGTTGGGTGGTCGAGAGCCGCTACAACCGAAACACGCACCGCTGATGAAAACTTTGGTGATGGCTCTACAGCAAGAGATTGACCATACCACACTGATCCAAATGTCCCAAATTCCCAATGGACAGTCACCGCTGTTACTGATTGTGAGTTCAGACACCGAATTGAACCAATCCCTACAGGCTATAGCCATCAGTCGGGGAATTCGTGTTGAGATTATTCCGGTGTCAGATGTGGCTAAAGCTTTGCGGACAACTGAGTCTGTCTTTGATAGTTTAAGTCAAGATCCTGATGTCATCCTGTTGCGGTTGACCTCCATCCCATCGGAGTTGGGTAGCCCCCAGGTCTGCAATTTTTGGGCAACATTGCAGACATTTGCACACCATTACCCTGACTTGCCAATTGTTGTGATTGGCGATCGCGGTGAATTGAGCGATCGCCTGGAAGCCCTGCGGCGAGGCGGAAAACTTTTTTTGGCATCGCCCATAGCACCTGAGCAGGTGATTGACGCCGCTGTAAATTTGTTACGCGGTACTGAGAAGACAAACAAGGTGATGATTCTTGATGACGATCAAGATTGGTTACGCACTCTCCCCACCCTGCTTAAACCCTGGGGATTCAAGGTGACAACCTTGGCCGATCCATTGCAATTTTGGACAGTACTGCAAGCAGTCACCCCCGATGCGCTAGTCTTAGATGTAAATATGCCACAGATCAATGGATTTGAACTCTGCCAAATTCGGCTCTTGCGTGTATAG